In Tenrec ecaudatus isolate mTenEca1 chromosome 4, mTenEca1.hap1, whole genome shotgun sequence, a single window of DNA contains:
- the SCN3B gene encoding sodium channel regulatory subunit beta-3, with amino-acid sequence MTAFNRLLPLASLVLICWVSVCFPVCVEVPSETEAVQGNFMKLRCISCMKREEVEATTVVEWFYRPEGGKDFLIYEYRNGHQEVDSPFQGRLQWNGSKDLQDVSITVLNVTLNDSGLYTCNVSREFEFEAHRPFVKTTRLIPLRVTEKAGEDFTSVVSEIMMYILLVFLTLWLLIEMVYCYRKVSKAEEAAQENASDYLAIPSENKESSAVPVEG; translated from the exons TCAGTGTCTGCTTCCCTGTGTGTGTGGAGGTGCCCTCGGAGACGGAGGCTGTTCAGGGCAATTTCATGAAGCTTCGCTGCATCTCCTGCatgaagagggaggaggtggAGGCCACCACGGTGGTGGAGTGGTTCTACAGGCCTGAGGGCGGTAAAGATTTCCTT ATCTATGAGTACCGAAATGGCCACCAGGAGGTGGACAGCCCCTTTCAGGGGCGCCTGCAGTGGAATGGGAGCAAGGACCTGCAGGACGTGTCCATCACTGTGCTCAATGTCACCCTGAATGACTCCGGCCTCTACACCTGCAACGTGTCCCGGGAGTTTGAGTTTGAGGCACATCGTCCCTTTGTGAAAACGACGCGACTTATCCCACTCCGAGTCACTGAGAagg CTGGAGAGGACTTCACCTCGGTGGTCTCAGAGATCATGATGTACATCCTCCTGGTCTTCCTCACCTTGTGGCTACTCATCGAAATGGTCTATTGCTACAGGAAGGTCTCAAAGGCTGAAGAGGCCGCCCAAGAAAACGC GTCCGACTACCTTGCCATCCCCTCAGAGAACAAAGAGAGTTCTGCAGTGCCGGTGGAGGGATAG